A genomic window from Algoriphagus sp. Y33 includes:
- a CDS encoding RHS repeat-associated core domain-containing protein: MDSKHIHLRKARLGGLVALLLVWACIGGLTAAPIAVSVPSSFKAFFASHNSIKLVWTYSGESADSFVVERKINGGNFTQLATVAGTSGTYTNTGLTVGNTYTYRVKTKKGSVFSATTRELSLRIPENRSFIPSELVMVPGGIASFSPIEHVIPWNTFAAGNTFDVFQTPPCLTGQYYVGFELDYDLGDFNTGADWQADLQLSFLENGTVKWTKPLSIASGTGTWTGVVFHDVALSCGGDYKFKIHSKTASGTVPGARVRLTEKLYKKVGNTFDPAQVPALTAGYASNVATVNWTAPNSDFREYDLEWVFISVHDNYTGNTAVGAFAHREGVGVRLTSNSYSFPVYYPQGKLYYRVRSVGYHPDFPEMKIPGNWAYGPNGGTSVSNQQTAYNWQVRTDFIEGGRYKKTINYLDGSLRSRQQISTLSGGEHTLVSETWYDFEGREAVQFLPSPDPSTSLKFRSKYNRFNNSIAQITPEVDYANKTKNKYHYDNGVVANNPIQSSYGAGKYYSASNTMDMANKAYLPNAQGYGAVFTEYTSDPTGRVKKQSQPGSRFRIDGANTTRKFYAQAFPEELIRLFGANVGDAVHYRKEVIVDPNDQASIQYINQEGQVVATALAGNSPSNVTPLAEYAARETAGWGSVVYDLISHNKSKGGSKLVDASFVNTTANTPYAFAYSLAGIGSDLDRVGCQDCEFTLSMSLVDPDGLMVSLPAISGDEEPLAEIFKKTFTASDCQVETELGTVNISLNLSKLGEYRVIKELKVKEKSYSEIISEIRSSSIFQQEKLAVENAAGQDLGDCEICDETSPEAVDAIIEAIDGVVEAEIAGAYAQIRSEVLLQLGSEAAADTAAVSSMIRNHQDYCGYELMVRNSGARKVELELVQIATMSQAVANGYYPIQNVDPFYKTGGIGASYTGALNAKLSNITLGNGLGGSLPAVVDPGNVSMRVNASGTKDPNGKHVLYYDILSRGLTGQQLQGALDSARWQMYSSFYTQASNEVKLTIPEIVSCPSFKARFATGNELPKSINELEQWAAQNGLEDPVSEEELDQSVAMVQSKCSGDFTAAQQATIRNSLKNYFNQDRAGNFFNLILTEDLNDPLLAPLANLLQSKGCSLAAVATENPFICTAQTLVTGPVIPGENECQILGRAANPPVQKSLMWEGSDGELAEIEQLASRLALELEERLGMDVKIRPSSKQSETKSSASKGTTNVSAFSGSLPSQEEYSALMDFYQATGGANWTNKAGWSSANPNVVQSVQGWSGVTVDINGHVTDIHLNGNNLNGTLPESIRDLDYLRTLRLPLNGLTGQLPNIFHEMDSLREIHIDQNQLTGTIPQSIGYSSTLKTIQLSFNSLTGTIPAYLNNLGSLEFLILNDNQLTGTIPYSIGTLSSLRNLYLYNNDLSGSIPLSIGNLTSLELLHLQQNRISGVIPSSIGNLLELKSLYLHDNEIEGLISPQIGNLDKLELLFLYDNELSGPIPASFGNLKKVTNLLLLLNQLEGPIPQEVGSMTNLQYLNLSENQLSGNIPSQIGNLSNLHTLRLDYNELTGQLPASLCSLSNLVLFYAQMNQLEGDIPLCLLTNGPGQFRLSHNYYYFTDLGNKTQYWPQPNYYSPQRTNSEQTKYIVYNSGGVNLSTDVGKDLGSPSNYQWYKEGNAVTGASPANDSIYVDCPAPDFGNCYGCVGQYIADVTNPDYPTIVLLTPEARIEGYVTQTETVCTSYQLDPAFNPWLASVSYVPDWEDVVERCLAERDTLRAAIRESAVEKLEDKWVESYLRTASTTCLEDATETLDMTVTNKEYHYTLYYYDQANNLVQTVPPKGVKPLTTAQVNQVKSGASVNPGHELPTKYRYNSNNRLVWQSSPDGGISQFWYNAIGQLRLSQNAKQATEDSYSYSKYDRLGRITETGELVTTENLDSLKKKLKALDFPRRPDYTCRDITVTGYDTPKPGLHLKFTQEHLRNRVSYTAHLEKGKTDTLLTAYSYDPHGNVKSLLQQIPGLPHKITAYKYDQISGNVNYVFYQPGTAEQLVHHYTYDADNRIETVQTSTDGYLWSTDATYYYYPHGPLARVELGEHKVQGLDYYYTLQGWLKGVNMPGGGDPGGDGTGSMRTGKDAMSFALGYYSGDYVPITTGTVLTDSRDALWSRNNSVSGNTGLYNGNISWMNTELAGSQDQYDMQAMLYKYDQLHRIVLARSLREYTTNFTTRTAATAKAYDANYTYDGNGNLLTLKRNDSGASLLHDFDYEYYPGTNKLRKVVGEYQPTVPENKVYNSNPLVADGQQYRYITVGDGAVLPSGQSAVLKATDRIVFLPGSHIRSGSAFSASIEEVAGVPIPADGQYKYDAIGNLISDNGEGITDIEWTPSGKVRKVTKSSGSPIEFRYDASGNRVEKKQGTNITRYVRDASGNVMAVYQNNLLLERPIYGSSRLGQLDSASAAGYRTVGLKKYELSNHLGNVLAVVSDRIHIKTDSTWTDVVSRSDYYPFGLAMGGRTESSGYRYGFNGKEKDNPGMGGGGNTYDYGFRIYNPEIAKFLSVDPLTGSYPMLTPYQYASNTPIQAIDLDGLEAFYVHGTWSNPNTFPKLTKTTVNEIFGNTEGDRFPWSGNNSDIARQKAARDLAKHVVKNRDPNQPLTLVGHSHGGNVAIIAANILDDDFGLSVDNILTINTPVREYQLNSNVGARHFNVFHLGDPVQANGGNDFLIPDSFSFNGNVFVPNYFGGLNFPSGEIGESGRIFENAINIKARGFQGAFIPNISNFHDTHTRPGTFSERLKNAVNLGSGSFDPLKYKPDPASQDNTRVAPKERNNKIP, encoded by the coding sequence ATGGATAGTAAACACATACATTTAAGAAAAGCCCGATTGGGCGGATTGGTTGCGCTGCTGTTGGTTTGGGCCTGCATTGGCGGGTTAACGGCCGCTCCAATTGCCGTTTCCGTCCCTTCCTCTTTTAAGGCCTTCTTTGCCTCACACAATTCGATAAAGCTTGTTTGGACCTATTCGGGGGAATCCGCGGATTCATTTGTGGTGGAAAGGAAGATAAACGGCGGGAATTTCACCCAGCTGGCTACGGTGGCAGGCACATCGGGCACTTATACGAATACGGGATTGACGGTGGGCAACACCTATACCTACCGGGTGAAGACCAAAAAGGGTAGTGTCTTTTCTGCCACCACCCGTGAGCTCAGCCTCAGAATCCCCGAAAACAGGAGTTTTATCCCCTCCGAACTGGTGATGGTTCCCGGTGGGATTGCTTCTTTTTCCCCGATAGAGCATGTGATTCCCTGGAACACATTTGCCGCAGGCAACACCTTTGACGTGTTTCAGACCCCTCCCTGCTTGACGGGACAGTATTATGTGGGTTTTGAGCTGGACTATGACCTGGGGGACTTTAACACCGGGGCGGACTGGCAGGCAGACTTGCAGCTCAGCTTTCTGGAAAACGGGACAGTCAAATGGACCAAGCCGCTTTCCATTGCTTCCGGGACAGGTACCTGGACAGGAGTGGTTTTTCATGACGTGGCACTTTCCTGCGGGGGGGATTACAAGTTTAAGATCCATTCCAAGACAGCGTCCGGAACCGTCCCGGGAGCCAGGGTAAGATTGACGGAGAAACTTTACAAAAAGGTGGGGAATACCTTTGACCCCGCGCAGGTTCCCGCATTGACGGCGGGTTATGCCTCGAATGTTGCGACGGTCAACTGGACTGCTCCGAATTCTGATTTCAGGGAGTATGACCTGGAATGGGTGTTTATCTCCGTCCATGACAATTATACAGGCAACACGGCTGTGGGAGCATTTGCGCACCGGGAGGGAGTGGGAGTACGCCTGACATCCAACAGTTACTCGTTCCCGGTTTATTATCCACAGGGCAAACTGTACTACCGTGTGCGGTCGGTGGGGTACCATCCGGATTTCCCGGAAATGAAAATCCCCGGAAACTGGGCCTATGGCCCGAACGGCGGAACGTCGGTCAGCAACCAGCAGACCGCTTACAACTGGCAGGTGAGGACGGATTTCATAGAGGGGGGAAGGTATAAGAAAACCATAAACTACCTGGACGGAAGCTTACGGTCCAGGCAGCAGATCAGCACCCTAAGTGGTGGAGAGCACACGCTGGTATCGGAGACCTGGTATGATTTTGAGGGCCGTGAGGCAGTACAGTTTCTTCCGTCTCCCGATCCAAGTACAAGCCTGAAGTTTAGGTCAAAGTACAACAGGTTCAACAACAGCATCGCCCAAATAACCCCTGAGGTCGATTATGCCAACAAGACGAAAAACAAATACCATTACGATAACGGGGTTGTTGCCAACAATCCAATCCAAAGCAGTTATGGAGCGGGGAAATATTACTCTGCGTCCAATACGATGGACATGGCCAACAAAGCTTATCTTCCCAATGCCCAGGGCTACGGTGCCGTATTCACCGAATATACCTCCGATCCAACAGGCCGGGTGAAGAAACAGAGCCAACCGGGAAGCAGGTTCAGGATTGACGGGGCGAATACTACCCGCAAATTTTACGCACAAGCCTTTCCCGAGGAACTGATCCGCCTGTTTGGGGCCAACGTGGGGGATGCAGTGCATTACCGCAAGGAAGTCATCGTGGATCCCAACGACCAGGCGTCTATCCAGTACATCAACCAAGAGGGACAGGTGGTAGCCACGGCACTTGCGGGAAACAGCCCTTCAAACGTCACCCCTTTGGCGGAGTATGCTGCCAGGGAAACTGCGGGCTGGGGTTCGGTGGTGTATGACCTGATCTCCCACAATAAATCCAAAGGCGGCAGCAAGCTGGTCGATGCTTCCTTTGTCAACACCACTGCCAATACCCCCTATGCCTTTGCCTATTCACTTGCAGGAATAGGGAGTGATCTGGACCGGGTAGGATGCCAAGACTGTGAGTTCACGCTGAGCATGAGTCTGGTGGATCCTGACGGCTTAATGGTAAGTCTACCTGCGATATCGGGAGATGAGGAACCGCTGGCAGAAATATTCAAAAAGACATTTACGGCGTCGGATTGTCAGGTAGAGACGGAGTTGGGCACAGTCAATATTTCGCTGAATCTGTCCAAGCTCGGGGAATACAGGGTTATAAAAGAGCTGAAGGTAAAAGAGAAGAGCTACAGCGAGATCATCTCGGAGATCCGCTCAAGCAGCATCTTCCAGCAGGAGAAACTGGCGGTGGAGAATGCGGCGGGTCAGGATCTGGGTGACTGTGAGATCTGTGATGAAACTTCTCCGGAAGCCGTAGATGCAATCATTGAAGCAATAGACGGGGTGGTGGAAGCAGAGATAGCAGGGGCATATGCCCAAATAAGAAGCGAAGTACTGTTGCAGCTGGGATCGGAAGCCGCGGCGGACACGGCGGCGGTATCATCTATGATCAGGAACCATCAGGACTACTGCGGTTATGAACTGATGGTCCGGAACAGCGGAGCCAGAAAGGTGGAGCTTGAGCTGGTGCAGATTGCGACCATGTCCCAGGCGGTAGCCAATGGATATTATCCGATCCAGAATGTAGACCCTTTTTACAAGACCGGAGGTATAGGTGCCTCCTATACAGGTGCCCTGAATGCCAAACTGTCCAACATTACGCTTGGGAACGGCCTTGGAGGCTCGCTGCCGGCAGTGGTTGATCCCGGGAATGTATCCATGCGTGTGAATGCCTCCGGGACCAAAGATCCCAACGGCAAGCATGTACTTTACTATGACATATTGAGCCGGGGATTGACCGGTCAGCAATTACAGGGTGCTTTGGACAGTGCACGGTGGCAGATGTACTCCTCCTTTTACACACAGGCCAGCAATGAAGTAAAACTGACTATTCCTGAGATAGTTTCCTGTCCGTCATTTAAAGCCCGGTTTGCGACAGGCAATGAGCTTCCGAAAAGCATCAATGAACTGGAGCAATGGGCTGCCCAAAACGGTCTGGAAGATCCCGTTTCCGAAGAGGAGCTTGACCAGTCAGTGGCGATGGTGCAGAGCAAATGTTCGGGTGACTTTACCGCTGCCCAGCAGGCTACAATCAGGAATTCACTTAAGAATTATTTCAATCAGGACAGGGCGGGTAATTTTTTCAACCTGATATTGACCGAGGATTTAAATGATCCTTTATTGGCTCCGTTGGCAAATCTGCTGCAATCCAAAGGCTGTTCACTCGCCGCAGTCGCTACGGAAAATCCGTTTATTTGTACTGCTCAAACCCTAGTTACGGGTCCGGTAATCCCCGGGGAAAATGAATGTCAAATACTTGGCAGAGCCGCAAATCCGCCTGTTCAGAAGTCACTGATGTGGGAGGGATCTGACGGGGAGTTGGCTGAAATTGAGCAATTGGCGAGCCGCTTGGCTCTTGAATTGGAGGAGAGGCTGGGCATGGATGTTAAGATACGTCCTTCTTCAAAGCAGAGTGAAACTAAGAGCTCCGCATCTAAGGGCACTACCAACGTGTCTGCCTTTTCCGGTTCTCTGCCAAGTCAGGAAGAGTACAGTGCCTTAATGGATTTTTATCAGGCCACGGGAGGGGCAAACTGGACTAATAAGGCAGGGTGGAGTTCGGCAAATCCGAACGTGGTACAGTCAGTCCAGGGATGGAGTGGAGTGACGGTTGATATAAACGGGCATGTGACCGATATACATCTAAACGGCAATAACCTGAATGGGACTCTTCCTGAGAGTATCAGGGATCTTGATTACCTGAGGACACTACGGCTACCCCTAAACGGTCTTACCGGCCAGCTGCCGAATATATTCCACGAAATGGACAGCTTGAGGGAAATCCATATTGACCAAAACCAACTTACCGGTACCATCCCCCAGTCAATAGGATATTCATCAACACTGAAGACAATCCAGCTGTCCTTTAATTCTCTGACGGGAACTATTCCTGCCTATCTGAACAATCTTGGCTCTTTGGAATTTCTGATCCTTAACGACAACCAGCTTACGGGCACCATACCCTATTCAATTGGGACTCTTTCGAGCCTTAGAAATTTATACCTGTACAACAATGATCTGTCAGGTTCTATTCCGCTTTCCATAGGAAACCTGACAAGCCTTGAGTTGCTTCACTTGCAGCAAAACCGTATTTCGGGTGTGATTCCATCCTCTATCGGGAATTTACTCGAACTTAAATCCTTGTATCTGCATGACAATGAGATAGAAGGGCTTATTTCTCCGCAGATTGGCAATCTTGATAAATTGGAATTGCTTTTTTTGTATGATAATGAATTATCGGGCCCAATTCCTGCCTCTTTTGGAAATTTAAAGAAAGTAACCAACCTATTGTTGCTGTTAAATCAACTGGAAGGTCCCATTCCACAGGAAGTGGGGAGTATGACAAATCTTCAATATTTAAACCTGTCAGAAAATCAGCTAAGCGGCAACATACCTTCCCAGATTGGGAATCTTTCCAATCTGCATACCCTAAGGCTGGATTACAATGAATTGACAGGCCAGTTACCGGCAAGTCTCTGTTCACTTTCCAATTTGGTTTTGTTCTATGCCCAAATGAATCAATTGGAAGGTGATATCCCCTTATGTTTATTGACCAATGGTCCGGGACAGTTCAGATTATCGCATAACTACTATTATTTTACCGACCTGGGCAATAAGACCCAGTATTGGCCTCAGCCAAATTATTACTCTCCCCAACGTACAAATTCTGAACAGACTAAATATATTGTTTATAATAGTGGTGGTGTGAATTTATCAACCGATGTGGGCAAGGATCTCGGCAGTCCTTCAAATTATCAATGGTATAAGGAAGGAAATGCTGTAACAGGCGCCTCACCTGCCAACGATTCTATCTATGTAGATTGTCCTGCGCCGGATTTTGGCAATTGTTATGGCTGTGTGGGACAATATATAGCTGATGTCACCAATCCTGATTACCCAACAATTGTACTTTTAACTCCGGAAGCAAGAATTGAAGGCTATGTAACGCAAACCGAAACCGTCTGTACTTCCTACCAACTGGACCCTGCCTTCAATCCCTGGCTTGCTTCGGTGAGTTACGTGCCCGACTGGGAAGATGTGGTGGAACGCTGTCTTGCGGAGCGTGACACGCTGCGTGCGGCGATACGGGAATCCGCGGTGGAAAAACTGGAGGATAAATGGGTGGAGTCTTATCTCAGAACTGCCTCTACCACCTGTCTGGAAGATGCCACGGAAACATTGGACATGACGGTGACCAACAAGGAGTATCACTATACCCTGTACTATTATGACCAGGCCAATAACCTGGTGCAGACGGTTCCCCCGAAGGGGGTGAAGCCGCTGACCACGGCGCAGGTCAATCAGGTAAAATCCGGGGCTTCGGTAAATCCCGGCCATGAACTGCCTACCAAGTACCGTTACAACAGCAACAACCGGCTGGTCTGGCAATCCAGTCCTGATGGGGGGATTTCGCAGTTCTGGTACAACGCCATCGGTCAGCTGAGACTTTCCCAAAATGCCAAACAGGCAACAGAAGATTCCTACAGCTACAGCAAATACGACCGGTTGGGCAGGATCACCGAGACGGGTGAACTTGTCACCACGGAAAACCTGGATAGTCTAAAAAAGAAGCTTAAAGCCCTTGATTTTCCCCGACGCCCGGATTATACCTGCCGGGATATCACGGTCACGGGATATGATACGCCCAAGCCGGGGTTACACCTGAAATTCACACAGGAACACCTGCGCAACCGGGTGAGTTATACCGCCCATCTGGAGAAAGGCAAGACTGATACGTTGCTGACCGCCTACAGCTATGACCCGCACGGCAATGTAAAGAGCCTGCTCCAGCAGATTCCCGGACTTCCCCATAAGATCACGGCATACAAGTATGACCAGATCAGCGGCAATGTGAACTATGTGTTCTACCAGCCGGGAACGGCAGAGCAGCTGGTTCACCACTACACCTACGATGCGGATAACCGGATCGAAACGGTTCAGACCAGCACGGACGGGTACCTCTGGTCCACCGATGCCACCTACTATTACTATCCGCATGGGCCTTTGGCACGGGTGGAACTGGGAGAGCATAAGGTGCAGGGGCTGGATTACTACTATACGCTTCAGGGCTGGCTGAAAGGGGTGAACATGCCCGGGGGAGGAGATCCGGGAGGGGACGGTACGGGTTCGATGCGGACAGGCAAAGATGCCATGTCCTTTGCGCTGGGGTATTATAGCGGGGATTATGTGCCCATCACCACGGGAACAGTACTTACCGACAGCAGGGATGCGCTGTGGAGCAGAAACAATTCGGTGAGCGGAAACACGGGACTGTACAACGGCAATATCTCCTGGATGAACACCGAGCTGGCCGGCTCGCAGGACCAGTATGACATGCAGGCGATGTTGTACAAATATGACCAACTGCACAGGATCGTCCTGGCAAGAAGTTTACGGGAGTATACCACTAATTTTACAACCAGGACAGCAGCGACTGCGAAGGCTTATGATGCCAACTATACCTATGATGGGAACGGAAACCTGCTGACGCTGAAGCGCAACGATTCCGGGGCATCGCTGCTCCATGATTTTGACTACGAATACTATCCCGGGACCAACAAACTGCGCAAGGTGGTTGGCGAATACCAGCCTACCGTCCCGGAAAACAAGGTATATAACAGCAATCCCTTGGTGGCAGACGGACAGCAATACCGCTACATTACGGTAGGGGACGGGGCAGTGCTTCCGTCGGGTCAGAGTGCGGTACTCAAAGCAACCGACCGGATTGTGTTTCTGCCGGGCTCCCATATCCGGAGCGGTTCCGCTTTCAGTGCGTCCATAGAGGAAGTGGCGGGTGTTCCTATCCCTGCCGACGGGCAGTATAAGTACGATGCCATAGGTAACCTGATCAGTGATAACGGGGAAGGGATTACGGACATAGAATGGACCCCAAGCGGAAAAGTCAGGAAAGTGACCAAGTCTTCGGGCTCGCCTATAGAGTTCCGATACGATGCAAGCGGCAATAGGGTAGAGAAAAAGCAGGGAACCAACATAACGAGATACGTGAGGGACGCAAGCGGGAATGTGATGGCGGTTTACCAAAACAACCTGCTTTTGGAACGTCCCATCTACGGAAGCAGCCGCTTGGGGCAGTTGGATTCCGCATCAGCGGCAGGTTATCGTACGGTAGGATTAAAAAAGTACGAGCTTTCCAACCATCTTGGCAATGTTTTGGCAGTGGTCTCTGACCGCATCCATATAAAGACCGACAGTACCTGGACTGACGTGGTATCACGATCTGATTATTACCCATTTGGCTTGGCGATGGGCGGCAGAACAGAAAGCAGTGGCTACCGTTATGGCTTTAACGGCAAGGAAAAGGACAACCCGGGTATGGGCGGAGGTGGAAACACCTACGACTACGGGTTTAGGATCTATAACCCCGAGATAGCGAAGTTCTTGAGTGTGGATCCGCTGACTGGTTCTTATCCGATGCTCACACCGTATCAGTATGCCAGCAATACGCCGATACAGGCAATCGACTTAGATGGGCTTGAGGCATTTTATGTACATGGCACTTGGTCTAATCCGAATACTTTTCCTAAACTAACCAAAACTACAGTCAACGAGATCTTTGGTAATACAGAGGGGGATAGATTTCCTTGGAGTGGTAACAATTCTGACATCGCTAGACAAAAGGCTGCTAGAGACTTAGCAAAGCATGTAGTAAAAAACAGAGATCCTAACCAGCCTTTAACATTAGTAGGTCACAGTCATGGAGGGAATGTAGCGATAATCGCAGCTAATATTTTAGACGATGATTTTGGATTGAGTGTTGATAACATTTTAACAATTAACACTCCAGTGAGAGAGTATCAATTAAATTCCAATGTCGGTGCTAGACATTTCAATGTTTTTCACTTGGGTGATCCAGTTCAGGCAAATGGGGGTAATGATTTTTTGATACCAGATAGTTTCAGTTTTAATGGGAATGTTTTTGTGCCAAATTATTTTGGAGGTTTAAATTTTCCTTCAGGAGAGATCGGTGAATCAGGAAGAATTTTTGAAAATGCTATTAACATTAAGGCGAGAGGTTTTCAAGGAGCTTTTATTCCCAATATTTCAAATTTCCATGACACGCATACTAGGCCAGGTACATTTTCAGAGAGGTTAAAAAATGCAGTTAATCTCGGGTCAGGTTCATTTGATCCATTGAAATATAAGCCTGATCCAGCAAGTCAAGACAATACTCGTGTTGCGCCAAAAGAAAGAAATAATAAAATCCCATGA